Genomic segment of Mucilaginibacter sabulilitoris:
AAGCCGCATAGCTCAGCTATATTTTCCAGTGAATTATCTGTGTCCTCCAATAATTTTCTTGCTTCCTCTACCCGGACCTTTTCAACAAACTTGGCCGGGGGGATACCAGTCTGCTTATGAAATACCCTTGTAAAATTTCGTGTACTCATGTTTAAGTGGTCTGCGATCCGGCGAACGTCCATATTCTCATGTAAATGCTCTTTAACCCAATTACGTAACTTAAGGCTAAGGCCTGAGCTGTCATAGGAAGAAAGCAAGCTTCCGAACTGGCTTTGATAACCAGGTCTGTACCGATAAACCACCAATTCCCTGGCCACCCTAATGGCAAGTTCCTTTCCAAAATCTTCCTCAACCATAGCCAAAGCCATATCTACTCCTGATGAGACACCGCCTGAAGTGTATATATGGCCATCTTTGGCATAAAATAGATTCGTATCAACATGTAGTTGCGGATAGTTTCGCTGCAGTTTTTCATTAAGGTTCCAGTGTGTGGTTACCTTGTGTTGGTTTATCAAACCTGCCTTTGCCAGCGCAAATGTACCCGCACATACTGACCCGATCCGTCGCGTATTTTTTTCTGTTCTTTTAGCAAGCCATGTATAAAATGGCT
This window contains:
- a CDS encoding GlxA family transcriptional regulator, which encodes MSFETTKSTRKFVVMKDEVLISDHTKQKKKVVIVAMTGRMLMDFVGPSDVFTTTNIFLKDSGSNDEYEVQIAAPTADKKVTTGAGIKILCDTSAMDIKSSIDTLIICNYEFHESPVNLFQPFYTWLAKRTEKNTRRIGSVCAGTFALAKAGLINQHKVTTHWNLNEKLQRNYPQLHVDTNLFYAKDGHIYTSGGVSSGVDMALAMVEEDFGKELAIRVARELVVYRYRPGYQSQFGSLLSSYDSSGLSLKLRNWVKEHLHENMDVRRIADHLNMSTRNFTRVFHKQTGIPPAKFVEKVRVEEARKLLEDTDNSLENIAELCGLGGLSSMRRTFLRLLMTTPSDYRRAFRTSLSDTGIDDPYILESSNYSDAD